Proteins from one Impatiens glandulifera chromosome 2, dImpGla2.1, whole genome shotgun sequence genomic window:
- the LOC124927081 gene encoding xyloglucan endotransglucosylase/hydrolase protein 31, which produces MATGLSFLFLLAAVSIALSLAGAQPAPGYYPSSKVPTLGFNQGFRNLWGPQHQTINQGDLTIWLDRSSGSGFKSLTSYRSGYFGASIKLQSGYTAGVITSLYLSNNEDYPGNHDEIDIEFLGTTTDKPYVLQTNVYIRGSGDGHIVGREMKIHLWFDPTQAFHRYAILWNPNEIIFFVDDIPIRRYPKKSDATFPNRPLWVYGSIWDASSWATENGKYKADYNHQPFVGRYNNFKLGGCPANGPSSCGSPWGTSSGPVGLSRQQYAAMSWVQRNYLVYDYCHDPRRDHTQIPEC; this is translated from the exons CCACCGGCCTctccttcctcttcctcctcgCCGCCGTCTCCATTGCTCTATCTCTCGCCGGAGCTCAACCGGCACCCGGATACTACCCGAGCTCCAAAGTCCCCACACTTGGATTCAATCAGGGGTTCAGAAACCTATGGGGTCCTCAGCACCAGACCATAAACCAGGGAGACTTAACCATCTGGCTCGATCGAAGCTCGg gAAGCGGGTTCAAGTCGCTCACTTCGTATAGGTCGGGTTACTTTGGGGCATCCATCAAGCTTCAATCCGGTTATACTGCTGGCGTCATTACTTCATTATAT TTATCGAACAATGAGGATTACCCGGGTAATCACGACGAGATAGACATAGAGTTTTTGGGGACGACTACGGATAAACCATACGTGTTGCAGACAAATGTGTACATCCGAGGGAGTGGGGATGGACATATTGTCGGACGAGAGATGAAAATTCATCTATGGTTTGATCCGACACAGGCTTTTCATCGCTACGCTATTCTTTGGAATccaaatgaaattat ATTCTTTGTGGACGACATCCCCATAAGAAGGTATCCAAAGAAGAGCGACGCGACATTCCCAAACAGGCCCTTATGGGTATACGGTTCCATATGGGACGCTTCTTCCTGGGCCACTGAAAACGGAAAATACAAGGCAGACTATAATCACCAACCATTTGTTGGTCGATACAATAACTTCAAACTCGGTGGTTGCCCCGCCAATGGGCCTTCCTCTTGTGGGTCACCTTGGGGAACGTCATCGGGCCCTGTTGGTCTTAGCCGCCAGCAATACGCGGCCATGAGCTGGGTTCAGAGGAACTATTTGGTCTACGACTATTGTCATGACCCGAGGAGAGACCACACTCAAATACCCGAGTGCTAA